From Cydia splendana chromosome 4, ilCydSple1.2, whole genome shotgun sequence, one genomic window encodes:
- the LOC134789676 gene encoding protein lethal(2)essential for life-like, whose product MSIIPHFNNWERPLRRMERDIFRADPYIDFPYGSMVPRTFFNPEFFFKPWNNMLQPFEQLMKPLEQLSSAMNQLALCDGSITSDNEKFQINVDVQHFKPEEIRVKVINKHVIVEGKHEEKQDEHGYVSRQFVRKYALPEGCLPDTVQSNLSSDGVLTVTAPKVLALPSTGERIVPIAHTGPVQKQIGSQ is encoded by the coding sequence ATGTCGATCATTCCGCATTTTAACAACTGGGAACGGCCTCTTCGTAGGATGGAGAGGGATATCTTCAGAGCGGATCCTTACATCGACTTCCCCTACGGATCAATGGTCCCACGGACCTTCTTTAACCCCGAATTCTTCTTTAAACCCTGGAACAATATGCTGCAACCGTTTGAACAGCTGATGAAGCCCCTGGAGCAGTTATCCTCAGCCATGAATCAATTGGCACTGTGCGACGGCTCGATAACTTCGGACAACGAGAAATTCCAAATCAATGTGGATGTGCAGCATTTCAAACCCGAGGAAATACGCGTCAAAGTGATCAACAAACATGTTATTGTGGAAGGTAAACACGAGGAGAAGCAGGATGAGCACGGCTATGTTTCCAGGCAGTTTGTGAGGAAATACGCTTTGCCTGAAGGATGTTTGCCTGACACAGTGCAGTCTAACCTGTCTTCTGATGGTGTTCTAACGGTCACGGCTCCAAAAGTGCTAGCGTTGCCATCTACCGGCGAAAGGATAGTGCCAATAGCTCACACGGGCCCCGTGCAGAAGCAAATTGGATCACAATAG